The region TCGCCAGCCCGGACCCCGTGATGCGCCCGCGCGGACGCGTGCCGATGAGCGCGCAGATCCGTACCTGGTCGGTGTCCGTGAAGCCCTCCCAGCTCAGCGCGTGGCAGCAGGCCCGCATCACGGCCGCCCGCGCCGCCACCTGGGCCCGCAACAGCGCCCGCAGCACCAGGCCGCGCACCAGCGCCCGTCCCTACACCCCGGCCGGAGGCTCACGCACCCGCCGCTGACCGCAACAGCCCCGCCCCGCCCCGAGGAGCCCGATGCCCGCACTCACCCCGGACACCATCCACACCCTGACCGAAACGCTCGCGGACCTCACCGACTACCTGCGCGAGAACCCCGACCCCGCAGAAGCCCTCGCGCTCGTCGAGCCCTTCCTCGACGAGTACACGGGCCTGCCCGTCCAGTTCGCCGACACGCTGCGCGCCCTCGCCCGCGCCGTGCAGGAGAACCCGGACACGCCGCGCACGGCGAAGGGCGACTTGCTGATCACCGAGCTGCGCACGGCCGCATGGGAACTGGCCGACCAGCACACCCTCCACTACGTGCTGGACGATCTCCGTGATCTGTACGGCGGTTCGCCGACGAGCGAGCAGGAGTGCTGCTGGTGCCGCTGAGCGAACGGCAGCTCGCCGCCTTCGCCGACAAGCACGCCACGCAGATCCCGTACGACACCAGCCCCCGCCACCTCGCCGGCCCCGGAGACGCCCGCCACGTCACCCACGGTCTGGCCGCCGCCGGATGGAACACGGTCTCCGACCCCCTGAGCGCCGAGATCATCCTGGCAAGCCCTGACCTTCGCCGCCGGCTCCAATTCGATCCGCAGTCCCGCACCTCGGCGTGGTGGCGGCTACGGGCGGAGCCCGTCGGCACCGAGCCCGGCTGGTACGCCGAGTTCGGCGAACTCGTGCCCGCCGAGGTCCTCGCCGCCTTTACCGACGCCCTCACCGCCCCGCCGCCACAGCAGCCGGACCCGTGGCAGCAGGTGACCTCGGCAGGATGGCACCACGAGCCAGACGGCGCGCGCTCGCCGGACTCCATGTGTCACATCGAACTGCGGCCGTTGAGCGAATTCCACGACCGGTCGTCCTGGCACATCGAGACCCGTGAGCCCGGCCACGGGGGATATTCCGGCCCGCGCATCTGGCACGCCTACCTCGACGAGCACACCCCCGTTCACCTGGTCAGCGCGTTCCTCACCGCGCTGACCGACCACAGCCCGCTCCAGCGCGGCATGTTCGAACGCACCGGCCATTACAGCGCCGTCCAGGAGCCCAGCCCGCTGCGCCCGCAGCAGGTGGTCGACGCCCACGCCACGCGCATCAAGCATCTGCGCGCCCAGGCCCGCTCAGCCCGCCGCCA is a window of Streptomyces mirabilis DNA encoding:
- a CDS encoding DUF317 domain-containing protein; protein product: MPLSERQLAAFADKHATQIPYDTSPRHLAGPGDARHVTHGLAAAGWNTVSDPLSAEIILASPDLRRRLQFDPQSRTSAWWRLRAEPVGTEPGWYAEFGELVPAEVLAAFTDALTAPPPQQPDPWQQVTSAGWHHEPDGARSPDSMCHIELRPLSEFHDRSSWHIETREPGHGGYSGPRIWHAYLDEHTPVHLVSAFLTALTDHSPLQRGMFERTGHYSAVQEPSPLRPQQVVDAHATRIKHLRAQARSARRQQTKPATTPAHATTAQPAARR